The Pantoea sp. At-9b genome includes a window with the following:
- the rep gene encoding DNA helicase Rep: protein MRLNPGQQRAVEFVTGPCLVLAGAGSGKTRVITNKIAHLIRDCGYQARHIAAVTFTNKASREMKERVAQTLGRKEARGLMISTFHTLGLEIIKREYAALGMKSTFSLFDDQDQLALLKDLTKQWLEEDKTQLQQLISTISNWKNDLVDPQAAVGGAKSQRDQIFAHCYQLYDQHLKACNVLDFDDLILLPTLLLKRNQEVRERWQQRIRYLLVDEYQDTNTSQYELVKLLVGARARFTVVGDDDQSIYSWRGARPQNLVLLKEDFPALEVVKLEQNYRSSQRILKAANILIANNPHVFEKRLFSELGIGNELKVLMANNEDHEAERVAGELIAHHFINKTQYKDYAILYRGNHQSRVFEKLLMQNRIPYRISGGTSFFSRPEIKDLLAYLRVLTNPADDSAFLRIVNTPRREIGPATLQKLGEWATLRNKSLFNASFDMGLGQTLTGRGLEHLQRFTGWLHEIIQLSEREPINAVRDLIRGIDYESWLFETSPSPKAAEMRMKNVNMLFQWMTEMLEGSELDEPMTLAQVVTRFTLRDMMERGESDEDVDQVQLMTLHASKGLEFPYVYLVGMEEGILPHQSSIDENNIEEERRLAYVGITRAQKELTFTLCRERRQYGELVRPEPSRFLLELPQDDVEWEREKKVVSAEERMKTGQTRVAGLRAMLENAKGK from the coding sequence ATGCGTTTAAACCCCGGCCAACAACGTGCTGTCGAATTTGTCACCGGTCCCTGTCTGGTGCTGGCCGGTGCTGGCTCGGGTAAAACCCGTGTGATCACCAATAAAATCGCCCATCTGATCCGCGACTGCGGCTATCAGGCGCGCCATATCGCGGCGGTGACCTTCACCAACAAAGCTTCGCGCGAGATGAAAGAACGTGTGGCGCAGACGCTGGGGCGCAAAGAAGCGCGTGGCCTGATGATCTCTACCTTCCACACCCTGGGGCTGGAGATTATCAAACGCGAATATGCCGCGTTGGGGATGAAATCGACCTTTTCCCTGTTCGACGATCAGGATCAGCTGGCGTTGCTCAAGGACCTGACCAAACAGTGGCTGGAAGAGGACAAGACGCAGTTACAGCAGCTGATTTCGACCATTTCGAACTGGAAGAATGACCTGGTCGATCCACAGGCGGCCGTGGGCGGGGCCAAATCCCAGCGTGACCAGATTTTTGCCCATTGCTACCAACTGTATGATCAACACCTGAAAGCCTGCAACGTGCTGGATTTCGACGATTTGATCCTGTTACCGACGTTACTGCTGAAACGTAATCAGGAAGTGCGGGAACGCTGGCAGCAGCGTATCCGTTACCTGTTGGTGGATGAATATCAGGACACCAACACCAGCCAATACGAGTTGGTAAAACTGCTGGTGGGCGCACGGGCGCGTTTTACCGTGGTGGGTGATGATGACCAGTCGATCTACTCGTGGCGTGGCGCGCGGCCGCAAAACCTGGTGCTGCTGAAAGAGGATTTTCCGGCGCTGGAAGTGGTCAAACTGGAGCAGAATTACCGCTCGTCGCAGCGCATTCTGAAAGCCGCCAACATCCTGATCGCCAACAATCCGCATGTGTTTGAGAAGCGGCTGTTTTCTGAGCTGGGGATCGGCAACGAGCTGAAGGTGCTAATGGCAAACAACGAGGACCATGAAGCGGAACGCGTGGCCGGTGAGTTGATTGCGCATCACTTTATCAATAAGACGCAGTACAAGGACTACGCCATTCTCTATCGCGGCAACCATCAGTCGCGGGTGTTTGAGAAGCTGCTGATGCAGAACCGTATTCCGTATCGCATCTCGGGTGGCACCTCGTTTTTCTCCCGCCCGGAGATCAAAGATTTGCTGGCTTACCTGCGCGTGCTCACCAACCCGGCAGATGACAGTGCGTTCCTGCGAATTGTGAATACGCCACGCCGGGAAATTGGCCCCGCCACGCTGCAAAAACTGGGTGAATGGGCCACGTTGCGTAACAAGAGTTTGTTTAACGCCAGTTTCGATATGGGGCTGGGGCAAACTCTGACCGGGCGCGGGCTGGAGCATCTGCAACGCTTTACCGGCTGGTTGCATGAGATCATTCAACTGTCCGAGCGCGAACCGATCAACGCGGTGCGCGATCTGATTCGCGGCATCGACTATGAAAGCTGGCTGTTCGAAACCTCACCCAGCCCGAAAGCCGCTGAAATGCGGATGAAAAACGTCAATATGTTGTTTCAGTGGATGACGGAAATGCTTGAAGGCAGTGAGCTGGATGAACCCATGACGCTGGCGCAGGTGGTCACCCGGTTCACGCTGCGCGATATGATGGAACGCGGTGAGAGCGACGAGGATGTTGATCAGGTGCAGCTGATGACGCTGCATGCTTCGAAAGGTCTGGAGTTTCCGTATGTGTATCTGGTGGGCATGGAAGAGGGCATTCTGCCGCACCAGAGCAGTATTGATGAAAACAATATTGAGGAGGAGCGTCGTCTGGCGTATGTGGGTATCACCCGTGCGCAGAAGGAGCTAACCTTTACGTTGTGCCGCGAACGCCGCCAGTACGGTGAGTTGGTGCGCCCGGAGCCGAGCCGCTTCCTGCTGGAGTTGCCGCAGGATGATGTTGAATGGGAACGCGAGAAGAAAGTGGTGAGCGCCGAGGAAAGGATGAAAACGGGGCAGACTCGCGTCGCCGGATTAAGGGCGATGCTGGAGAATGCAAAAGGGAAGTAA
- the gppA gene encoding guanosine-5'-triphosphate,3'-diphosphate diphosphatase: MLSASSLYAAIDLGSNSFHMLVVREVSGSIQTVARIKRKVRLAAGLDKESQLSAEAMQRGWQCLKLFSEQLQDIPPEQIRVVATATLRLATNAQDFLTTAEHILGCPVNVISGEEEARLIYQGVAHTTGGSDQRLVVDIGGGSTELVTGEGSHATALFSLSMGCVTWLERYFSDRHLAKENFAQAELAAREMIRPVTLALREKGWQICVGASGTVQALQEIMVAQGMDERITLSKLQQLKQRAIQCGKLEELEIEGLTLERALVFPSGLSILIAIFQELNIESMTLAGGALREGLVYGMLHQPIDRDIRSRTLQNVQRRFTIDVDQAERVRQLAESFFRQVSPAWKLDHRCRDLLLSACSIHEIGLSVDFRQASQHAAYLIRHLDLPGFTPAQKKLLACLLQNQTGSIDLALLTQQNAVPPRLAERLCRLLRLAIIFSSRRRDDTLPAVRLQADDDALHLTLPAGWLQAHPLRAELLEQESHFQSYVHWLLTIS; the protein is encoded by the coding sequence ATGCTAAGCGCATCGTCTCTTTATGCTGCGATTGATCTGGGTTCCAACAGTTTTCATATGTTGGTGGTACGCGAAGTCTCTGGCAGCATTCAGACGGTCGCGCGGATAAAGCGCAAGGTGCGCCTGGCGGCCGGTCTGGACAAAGAGAGCCAGCTCTCGGCGGAAGCGATGCAGCGCGGCTGGCAGTGCCTGAAACTTTTCTCCGAACAACTGCAGGATATTCCTCCTGAACAGATTCGCGTGGTCGCTACGGCCACGCTGCGTCTCGCCACTAACGCGCAAGACTTCCTCACCACTGCGGAACACATCCTCGGTTGCCCGGTCAACGTCATCAGTGGCGAAGAAGAAGCCCGCCTGATTTATCAGGGCGTGGCGCATACCACCGGTGGCTCCGATCAGCGTTTGGTGGTGGATATTGGTGGTGGCAGTACCGAACTGGTGACCGGTGAGGGTTCTCATGCGACAGCGTTGTTTAGCCTGTCGATGGGTTGTGTCACCTGGCTGGAGCGTTACTTCAGCGATCGCCATCTGGCGAAAGAGAACTTTGCCCAAGCCGAACTGGCCGCGCGCGAGATGATTCGTCCGGTTACGCTGGCACTGCGGGAAAAAGGTTGGCAGATTTGTGTCGGTGCTTCCGGCACCGTGCAGGCGCTCCAAGAAATTATGGTGGCGCAGGGGATGGATGAACGCATTACCCTCAGCAAACTGCAGCAGCTTAAGCAGCGCGCCATTCAGTGCGGCAAGCTGGAAGAGCTGGAGATTGAAGGGTTAACGCTGGAACGCGCGTTGGTGTTCCCGAGCGGCTTGTCGATCCTGATCGCTATCTTCCAGGAACTGAACATTGAAAGCATGACGCTGGCCGGTGGCGCACTGCGCGAGGGTCTGGTGTACGGCATGCTGCATCAACCGATTGATCGCGATATCCGCAGCCGTACCCTGCAAAACGTGCAACGCCGCTTCACCATCGATGTTGATCAGGCGGAACGCGTGCGTCAATTGGCTGAAAGTTTTTTCCGCCAGGTCAGTCCTGCCTGGAAGTTGGATCATCGATGTCGTGATCTGCTGCTTAGCGCCTGTTCGATTCACGAAATTGGCCTGAGCGTTGATTTCCGTCAGGCCTCACAACACGCCGCTTATCTGATTCGCCATCTCGATCTTCCCGGATTTACCCCCGCCCAGAAAAAACTGTTGGCCTGCCTGTTGCAAAACCAGACTGGCAGCATCGATCTGGCGTTACTGACGCAACAGAATGCGGTGCCACCGCGTCTGGCAGAGCGTCTGTGCCGTTTGCTGCGTCTGGCGATTATCTTCTCCAGCCGTCGTCGCGATGACACCTTACCGGCAGTACGTTTGCAGGCCGATGATGATGCGCTGCATCTGACATTGCCCGCCGGCTGGTTACAGGCACATCCGTTACGGGCGGAGCTGTTGGAGCAGGAGAGCCATTTCCAGTCTTACGTGCACTGGTTGCTGACGATTTCCTGA
- the rhlB gene encoding ATP-dependent RNA helicase RhlB, with the protein MSKTHLTEQKFSDFALHPKVVEALEKKGFHNCTPIQALALPLTLSGRDVAGQAQTGTGKTMAFLTSTFHHLLTHPAAEGRQVNQPRALIMAPTRELAVQIHADAEPLAEATGLKLGLAYGGDGYDKQLKVLEQGVDILVGTTGRLIDYAKQNHINLGAIQVVVLDEADRMFDLGFIKDIRWVFRRIPPATQRLSMLFSATLSYRVRELAFEHMNNAEYVEVEPEQKTGHRIKEELFYPSNEEKMRLLQTLLEEEWPDRAIVFANTKHRCEDIWGHLAADGHRVGLLTGDVAQKKRLRILDDFTKGDVDILVATDVAARGLHIPAVTHVFNYDLPDDREDYVHRIGRTGRAGASGHSISLACEEYALNLPAIEEYIGHGIPVSKYNSEALLSDLPPPKRLTRNRSGNGPRRGGNNANRRSGAPRNNNRKRSG; encoded by the coding sequence ATGAGCAAAACACACTTAACAGAACAGAAGTTTTCCGACTTCGCCCTGCACCCAAAGGTAGTGGAAGCCCTTGAAAAGAAAGGCTTTCATAACTGCACGCCGATTCAGGCGCTCGCGTTGCCTCTTACGCTTTCAGGGCGTGACGTCGCGGGTCAGGCGCAAACCGGTACTGGCAAAACGATGGCGTTCCTGACGTCAACGTTTCATCATCTCCTTACGCATCCTGCGGCTGAAGGCCGTCAGGTGAATCAGCCGCGCGCCTTGATCATGGCACCCACGCGTGAGCTGGCGGTACAGATCCACGCCGATGCAGAACCGCTGGCAGAAGCCACCGGCCTGAAGCTGGGTCTGGCCTATGGCGGCGACGGCTACGATAAGCAGCTGAAAGTGCTGGAACAAGGCGTGGATATCCTGGTCGGCACCACCGGCCGCTTGATCGATTACGCCAAACAGAACCACATCAACCTGGGTGCCATTCAGGTGGTGGTGCTGGATGAAGCTGACCGCATGTTCGACCTCGGCTTTATCAAAGACATCCGTTGGGTGTTCCGCCGAATTCCTCCGGCAACGCAACGTCTGAGCATGTTGTTCTCCGCGACGCTGTCGTACCGTGTGCGTGAACTGGCGTTCGAGCACATGAACAACGCGGAATACGTGGAAGTGGAACCGGAACAGAAAACCGGCCACCGCATCAAAGAAGAACTTTTCTATCCTTCGAACGAAGAGAAGATGCGCCTGCTGCAAACGTTACTGGAAGAAGAGTGGCCGGATCGCGCCATCGTCTTCGCCAACACCAAGCATCGCTGTGAAGACATCTGGGGTCATCTGGCCGCCGATGGTCATCGCGTCGGCCTGCTGACCGGTGATGTGGCACAGAAAAAACGTCTGCGCATCCTCGACGATTTCACCAAAGGTGACGTCGATATTCTGGTGGCAACCGATGTCGCCGCACGTGGGCTGCACATTCCTGCGGTAACCCATGTGTTCAACTACGACCTGCCCGACGATCGTGAAGATTACGTGCACCGTATTGGTCGTACTGGCCGCGCGGGTGCCAGCGGTCACTCTATCAGCCTCGCCTGTGAAGAGTACGCGCTGAATCTGCCCGCCATTGAAGAGTATATCGGCCACGGTATTCCGGTGAGCAAGTACAACAGCGAAGCGCTGCTGAGTGACCTGCCACCGCCGAAACGTTTGACCCGTAACCGCTCAGGCAATGGCCCGCGTCGTGGTGGCAACAATGCCAACCGTCGCAGTGGCGCGCCGCGCAACAACAACCGTAAACGTTCGGGTTAA
- the trxA gene encoding thioredoxin TrxA, with product MSSDKIVHLTDDSFDTDVLKAEGVTLVDFWAEWCGPCKMIAPILDEVAEEYDGKLTIAKLNIDDNPGTAPKYGIRGIPTLLLFKNGEVAATKVGALSKGQLKEFLNANLG from the coding sequence ATGAGCAGCGATAAAATCGTTCACCTGACCGATGACAGTTTCGACACCGATGTGCTGAAAGCAGAAGGTGTGACTCTGGTAGATTTCTGGGCTGAATGGTGTGGTCCTTGCAAAATGATCGCACCGATTCTTGATGAAGTCGCAGAAGAGTACGACGGCAAGCTCACCATCGCCAAGCTGAACATTGATGACAACCCGGGCACCGCGCCGAAGTACGGCATCCGCGGCATTCCGACCCTGCTGCTGTTTAAGAACGGCGAGGTGGCGGCGACCAAAGTTGGCGCACTGTCAAAAGGCCAGTTGAAAGAGTTCCTGAACGCTAACCTGGGCTAA
- the rho gene encoding transcription termination factor Rho translates to MNLTELKNTPVSELITLGENMGLENLARMRKQDIIFAILKQHAKSGEDIFGDGVLEILQDGFGFLRSADSSYLAGPDDIYVSPSQIRRFNLRTGDTISGKIRPPKEGERYFALLKVNEVNYDKPENARSKILFENLTPLHANSRLRMERGNGSTEDLTARVLDLASPIGRGQRGLIVAPPKAGKTMLLQNIAQSIAYNHPDCVLMVLLIDERPEEVTEMQRLVKGEVIASTFDEPASRHVQVAEMVIEKAKRLVEHKKDVIILLDSITRLARAYNTVVPASGKVLTGGVDANALHRPKRFFGAARNVEEGGSLTIIATALVDTGSKMDEVIYEEFKGTGNMELHLSRKIAEKRVFPAIDYNRSGTRKEELLTSSEELQKMWILRKIIHPMGEIDAMEFLINKLAMTKTNDEFFDMMKRS, encoded by the coding sequence ATGAATCTTACCGAATTAAAGAATACGCCGGTTTCTGAGCTGATTACTCTCGGCGAAAATATGGGGCTGGAAAACCTGGCGCGTATGCGCAAGCAGGATATTATTTTCGCCATTCTGAAGCAGCACGCGAAGAGTGGCGAAGACATCTTCGGTGATGGTGTGCTGGAGATACTGCAGGATGGATTTGGTTTCCTCCGCTCCGCAGACAGCTCCTACCTCGCCGGTCCCGACGACATCTACGTTTCTCCCAGCCAAATTCGCCGCTTCAACCTTCGCACAGGTGACACCATCTCCGGCAAAATCCGCCCGCCGAAAGAAGGTGAGCGTTACTTTGCCCTGCTGAAGGTCAATGAAGTTAACTACGACAAGCCGGAAAACGCCCGTAGTAAGATTCTGTTCGAAAACCTCACGCCGCTGCACGCCAACAGCCGTTTGCGTATGGAACGGGGTAATGGTTCTACTGAAGACCTGACGGCTCGCGTACTGGACCTGGCGTCTCCGATTGGTCGTGGTCAGCGTGGCTTGATCGTGGCACCGCCGAAAGCCGGTAAAACCATGCTGTTGCAGAACATCGCGCAGAGCATCGCCTACAATCACCCGGATTGCGTGCTGATGGTGCTGCTGATTGACGAACGTCCGGAAGAAGTGACCGAGATGCAGCGCCTGGTGAAAGGCGAAGTGATTGCATCAACCTTCGACGAACCGGCTTCCCGTCACGTACAGGTTGCGGAAATGGTGATCGAGAAGGCCAAGCGCCTGGTTGAGCACAAAAAAGACGTGATCATCCTGCTCGACTCCATCACTCGTCTGGCGCGTGCCTACAACACCGTTGTTCCGGCTTCCGGTAAAGTGTTGACCGGTGGTGTGGATGCCAACGCCCTGCATCGTCCGAAGCGTTTCTTCGGTGCGGCGCGTAACGTAGAAGAGGGTGGTAGCCTGACGATCATCGCGACGGCGCTGGTTGATACCGGTTCGAAGATGGACGAAGTCATCTACGAAGAATTTAAAGGTACGGGCAACATGGAATTGCACCTTTCCCGTAAAATTGCGGAAAAACGTGTGTTCCCGGCGATTGACTACAACCGCTCCGGTACGCGTAAAGAAGAGCTGCTTACCTCTTCTGAAGAGCTGCAGAAGATGTGGATCCTGCGCAAAATCATCCATCCGATGGGTGAAATTGACGCGATGGAGTTCCTCATCAACAAACTGGCGATGACCAAAACCAACGACGAATTCTTCGATATGATGAAGCGTTCCTGA
- the wecA gene encoding UDP-N-acetylglucosamine--undecaprenyl-phosphate N-acetylglucosaminephosphotransferase, translating to MSTELGIVFLFSLAFLFFARKVAKKIGLVDTPNSRKRHHGAIPLVGGISVYAGICFAFIISNYYLPHALLYLGCAGLLVLVGALDDRFDISVKIRAAVQALVAVVMMAGAKLYLLSLGFIIGPVELIVGPFGYVLTLFAVWAAINAFNMVDGIDGLLGGLSCVTFGAMGIILYFDGQTSLAMWCFAMIAATIPYILLNLGFLGRRYKVFMGDAGSTMIGFTIIWILLETTQGLSHPITPVTALWLIAIPLMDMVAIMYRRLRKGMSPFSADRQHIHHLIMRAGFTSRQAFLLITVAAAILAGIGVLGEYLAFIPEWVMLLLFLVAFLFYGYCLKHAWRVARKVRRIKRRWQSAGDDKK from the coding sequence ATGAGTACTGAGCTTGGTATAGTTTTCCTGTTTTCCTTAGCGTTCCTGTTTTTTGCTCGCAAAGTGGCTAAAAAAATCGGACTTGTTGACACGCCAAACTCCAGAAAACGCCATCATGGAGCTATCCCGCTCGTCGGGGGGATTTCCGTTTATGCGGGGATCTGCTTCGCGTTTATCATTTCTAATTACTATCTCCCTCATGCTTTGCTGTATCTCGGTTGTGCCGGGCTGCTGGTGCTGGTCGGTGCGCTGGATGATCGCTTCGATATCAGCGTGAAAATTCGTGCTGCCGTGCAGGCTCTGGTCGCGGTAGTGATGATGGCGGGTGCCAAACTCTACCTGCTCAGTCTCGGGTTTATCATTGGTCCGGTCGAGCTGATCGTGGGGCCATTTGGCTACGTGTTGACACTGTTTGCCGTCTGGGCAGCCATTAACGCCTTCAATATGGTGGACGGGATTGATGGCCTGCTGGGGGGGTTGTCATGCGTCACCTTCGGTGCCATGGGCATCATTCTTTACTTCGATGGGCAAACCAGTCTGGCGATGTGGTGCTTTGCCATGATTGCTGCCACCATCCCCTATATCCTGCTCAACCTCGGCTTCCTCGGGCGACGCTACAAAGTGTTCATGGGGGACGCGGGCAGCACCATGATTGGTTTCACCATCATCTGGATTTTGCTGGAAACCACCCAGGGGTTGAGTCACCCGATTACCCCCGTCACCGCGCTGTGGCTGATTGCCATTCCCTTAATGGATATGGTTGCCATCATGTATCGCCGGCTGCGTAAAGGGATGAGTCCGTTTTCGGCGGATCGTCAGCATATCCACCATCTGATTATGCGTGCAGGTTTCACCTCTCGGCAGGCGTTCCTGCTGATTACCGTGGCAGCGGCGATCCTCGCGGGTATCGGGGTATTGGGCGAGTATCTGGCCTTTATTCCGGAGTGGGTCATGCTGTTGTTGTTTTTGGTGGCGTTTTTATTCTATGGCTATTGCCTGAAGCACGCCTGGCGCGTAGCGCGCAAAGTTCGCCGTATCAAACGTCGCTGGCAAAGTGCTGGCGATGATAAAAAATAA
- the wzzE gene encoding ECA polysaccharide chain length modulation protein, translating to MTSGVVENELDIRGLCCTLWRGKRWIIGLALLFALLAWLASMLMKQVWSTTAITDRPTVNMLGDYFVQQQFLNNLDVRNNTLSLSTPAPTVMDEVYQEFTMQLASWDTRRDFWAQTDYYKSRKSGNAHNDAALLDDLINNIQFMPADPAHNTLNSIKLVAESASDANNLLRQYIAYASERAARHLNAELKGAWQARAEQLQAQVKRQEDVAQAVFTRQRQRIEQALKVASQQGIKENRAPVAGETLPDSDRFLLGQQMLQAQLDTLQASGPAYDLSYDQNRAMLSTLQAGPRVDQQFQTYRYLRTPEEPVKRDSPRRLFMMIMWGVIGALVGAGVALVRRPRPMSPTSH from the coding sequence ATGACCTCTGGAGTTGTGGAGAACGAACTGGATATTCGCGGCCTGTGCTGCACGTTATGGCGTGGCAAACGCTGGATTATTGGTCTGGCGCTGCTGTTCGCGTTGCTGGCATGGTTGGCATCTATGCTGATGAAGCAGGTATGGAGTACCACCGCGATCACCGATCGACCCACGGTTAACATGCTGGGGGATTACTTCGTCCAGCAGCAATTTCTCAATAACCTGGATGTGCGTAACAACACCCTGAGCCTGAGTACGCCCGCGCCGACGGTCATGGATGAGGTCTATCAGGAGTTCACCATGCAGCTGGCCTCATGGGATACGCGACGGGATTTTTGGGCGCAGACGGATTACTATAAAAGCCGTAAAAGTGGTAACGCCCACAACGATGCGGCGTTACTCGACGACCTGATCAACAACATTCAGTTCATGCCTGCTGACCCGGCGCACAATACCCTGAACAGCATCAAGCTGGTGGCCGAAAGCGCCAGTGATGCCAATAATCTGTTGCGCCAGTACATCGCTTACGCCAGTGAGCGGGCTGCACGTCATCTCAATGCGGAGCTGAAAGGTGCCTGGCAGGCACGGGCCGAACAGTTGCAGGCGCAGGTGAAACGCCAGGAAGACGTTGCACAGGCGGTATTCACGCGTCAGCGTCAGCGGATCGAACAGGCACTGAAAGTCGCCAGCCAGCAGGGCATTAAAGAAAATCGCGCGCCGGTGGCGGGCGAAACGTTGCCGGACAGCGATCGTTTTCTGCTGGGACAGCAAATGCTCCAGGCGCAACTCGATACCTTGCAGGCCAGCGGACCTGCTTACGATTTAAGCTATGATCAAAACAGAGCGATGTTGAGTACATTGCAGGCCGGGCCACGTGTGGATCAACAGTTCCAGACCTACCGCTATCTGCGCACCCCCGAAGAACCGGTGAAGCGCGATAGTCCGCGTCGGCTGTTTATGATGATCATGTGGGGCGTCATCGGCGCGCTGGTGGGAGCGGGGGTTGCATTGGTGCGCCGTCCGCGCCCGATGTCACCAACGAGTCATTGA
- the wecB gene encoding non-hydrolyzing UDP-N-acetylglucosamine 2-epimerase yields MKVLTVFGTRPEAIKMAPLVQALAQDAAFESRLCVTAQHREMLDQVLRLFNLQPDYDLNIMRPEQGLTEITCRILQGMKTVLADFRPDVVLVHGDTTTTLAASLAAFYHQIPVGHVEAGLRTGNLMSPWPEEANRTLTGHLATYHFTPTQTSRENLLRENLPDSRIFVTGNTVIDALLWVRDRVLDDADLNARLMARYPFLDADKKLILVTGHRRESFGDGFERICSALAQIARQHPQAQIVYPVHLNPNVSEPVNRILSGIDNVMLIEPQEYLPFVWLMNRAWLILTDSGGIQEEAPSLGKPVLVMRDTTERPEAVAAGTVRLVGTDVDKIVAEVSLLLNNDEVWQAMSHAHNPYGDGQSCARILQVLKNYRA; encoded by the coding sequence GTGAAAGTTCTGACCGTATTTGGTACTCGTCCTGAGGCAATCAAGATGGCACCGTTGGTGCAGGCATTGGCCCAGGATGCTGCTTTTGAGTCGCGCCTGTGCGTCACCGCCCAGCATCGCGAAATGCTCGATCAAGTGCTGCGTCTGTTCAATCTGCAACCGGACTATGATCTCAATATCATGCGTCCGGAGCAGGGGCTGACAGAAATCACCTGTCGCATTTTGCAGGGTATGAAAACCGTACTGGCCGATTTCCGTCCTGATGTGGTGTTGGTGCATGGCGATACCACCACCACGCTGGCTGCCAGCCTGGCGGCGTTTTATCATCAAATCCCGGTCGGGCACGTCGAAGCGGGCCTGCGAACCGGAAATCTGATGTCGCCGTGGCCGGAAGAGGCGAACCGGACCCTGACCGGCCATCTGGCAACGTATCACTTCACCCCGACACAAACCTCGCGCGAGAATTTGCTGCGCGAGAATCTGCCGGATTCACGTATTTTCGTTACCGGCAATACGGTGATTGATGCGCTGTTATGGGTGCGCGATCGCGTGCTGGACGATGCCGATCTGAATGCCCGGTTGATGGCGCGTTATCCGTTCCTTGATGCGGATAAAAAGCTGATTCTGGTTACGGGTCATCGGCGCGAGAGTTTTGGTGACGGTTTTGAGCGCATTTGCAGTGCGTTGGCGCAGATTGCCCGCCAGCACCCACAGGCGCAAATCGTCTACCCGGTGCACCTCAATCCGAATGTCAGCGAGCCGGTAAACCGCATCCTGAGTGGCATCGATAATGTCATGTTGATTGAGCCACAGGAGTATCTGCCGTTTGTCTGGTTGATGAATCGCGCCTGGCTGATCCTCACCGATTCCGGTGGTATTCAGGAGGAGGCACCTTCGCTTGGCAAACCGGTATTGGTGATGCGTGACACCACCGAACGCCCGGAGGCGGTTGCCGCTGGCACCGTCAGGCTGGTGGGGACCGATGTGGATAAAATTGTGGCAGAAGTCAGCCTGCTGCTGAATAACGATGAAGTTTGGCAGGCGATGAGCCATGCGCACAATCCCTATGGCGACGGCCAGTCCTGCGCGCGCATTTTGCAGGTCCTTAAAAATTACAGAGCTTAA